GTGCCCGGGTCGACGCCGACCTGGCCGATCGAGTCCAGCACCGTGGCGCCGCGGCGCAGCACGACCGCGTCGTCGCCGTTGAACAGGCCGGCGCCCGAGGTCTGGTCGGCCTGGGCGAGGATCGTCGGCGAGGCCGAGGCGGCGGCGAACACGAACACGTCGCCCGCGCTGACCGTCCCGGTCAGCGGGAAGGCGGTCGCCGCGGTGGAGCCGTTGAAGTAGATCGCTAGCTGGTAGCCGCCGGCGGCCAGATCGATCGCCGACCCGGTGCCGTTGAACAACTCGATCGCCTTGTTGTTCGACGAGCCTTCGACGTACTCGGAGATGAACAGGTCGGTGGGCGCGGCCACGGCTGCGTTGGGCATGCCGACGATGGCCGTGGCGGTGACGGCGGCGGTCGCGAGCGCGGCGAGGGTGCGGCGCGGGCGCATGGGGCCTCCACGATGGGTGGACGGTGAACTAACGCACGTTAAGGGCACACAGTGGCCAGCGTCCATCCCCCACGGGACCGTTTCGTGAACTGCCGGTCAGCGCGACGCGTCGAGTCGGTGCACCAGGTCGGCCACGTCCACGCTGTATTCACACCAATCCCGGTCCGGGCGGTAACCCAACTCGGCGTTGACCTTCAGCATCGCCTCGTTGGCCTGCGCGTTCCAGGTCTGCACCTCGGTCAGGTCGGGCTCCGCCGACCGCAACTCCAGCAGCATCCGCGCCTTGATCGCCCGGTCGATGCCGTAGCCCCGATGGTCCTGCACGACGATCGTGTCGTACTGGTCGGCCCGGGTCGGGTGCTGTGCCGGCACCACCACCTCGGTCAGGCCCGCGACCTCGCCGGTCTGCTCGTGCAGGGCGAGCACGATGTACGGCTTCATGCCCCGTCGGTGCAGGCAGTCCAGGCTGTCCCGCAGCCGCTCCGGGTCGTAGGAACTCGGCCGCAGCTCGCCGTCGTCGACGTCGCGCACCTCGGCCTTCGCCCGCGCGTACGCCTCGATCAGCTCGTCCGGCGGACCACCCGGGTGGAACTCCACGTGGTAGCCCGCGCCGATGCCCGTCGCCATCTCGGCCAGCTCGGCCCAGTCCACCCCGGACAGGTCGAGCACGCTGCGGGTCTCCACGTACTCCCGGGTGAACCCGAGCGACTCGTAGAACGCCACGGAGGGGGTGTCGCCGACGACCTCGACGCCGATCGCCGAGAAGCCCTCCTGGTAGACCCGGCGCGCCGCCGTCCGGACCAGGTCACGCCCGAGGCCGGTGCGTCGGGCGGACGGGTGGACCAGCACCTCCAGCACACCGATGTCGCCGAGCAGCAGCACCTGCACCTGGCCGAGGATCGCCCCGGGCGCCCCGTTCGTGCCCGGCTCCTCCTGCGCGACCCACGAGATCCGCCGTTCGCCCGGCATCACCTCGGTGAGGTATTCCCGCAGCGAACTCTCCCGCCACGGCGGGTCCTGCGGCAGATCCGTCGCGAGGACCGCGTTGAGCGTGTCCAGCAGCGACGCGATCTCGGCGGACGAGGCGGTCCTGGGGTCCCACTCGCGCACCATCACCCGTCTAGCTTGCCGTCTACCGCAGCCTGGGGGAAGTGTCCAGTTCTCCAAATGTAGGCGGACGATCACTTCACGTGCGGCTCGCCTGCCCGTAGCGGTTGGCGGCGTCGAAGACGTCCTGGGCGTAACGGCGCACGTCGTTGTACGACAGGATCGCGTTCCACCAGTCCTCGGCGATGCTCAGGTTGCGTCCGTTGCGGCAGAGGTAGTTGCCGGCGGCGAGAGCCGCGTCGTCCAGATCGTGCGGGTCCTTGCGACCGTCGTTGTCGGCGTCCACCCCGACCTGCGCCCAGGTCGTCGGGATGAACTGCATCGGCCCGATCGCCCGGTCGTAGGTGGTGTCCTTGTCGAGGGCTCCGCGGTCCGTGTCGATGATCCGCATCCGGCCGTCCCGCCCGTCCAGCGGCAGTCCGATGATCTCCGGGGTGGCCCGGCCGTCCTGGCCCAGCTGCGCACCGCCGTGCCGGCCGTGGTTCGACTCGACCGACCCGATCGCGGCGAGCGTGGTCCAGCTCAGGGCGCAGCTGCGGTTGGTCTGGGCGAGCACGAGCTCGGCGTAGCCGTACGCCTGCATGGCGACCGGCGCGATGCCGACCTTCGCGCCGACCTGCTGCGCCCAGCCGGCCAGCGCGTCCGCCGGACGACCACCGACCGCCCCGACCACCGGCCCGCCCGGCGGCACGCTGCCGCTCGGGTAGGGGTAGGTGGGCAGCCCGCCACCGGGCAGCCCGGACGGGTTGCCAGACGGCCCGGTCGGCACCTCGCTCGGCCGGATCTCCGGCGGAAGACCGGCCGTGGCGCCCTCGTCGGCCGCGACGGTGCGCGGTGCCCGGACCGCCGCCGGGACCACCACCGCGCCGGCCGCCGCCATCGCGAAGACCAGGATCAGCAGGAAGGCGCCGGGCAGGGTGAGCCGGCCGCTGGGCCGCCGGGACCACGCCCGGGTGGCCCGGGCCGCGGTGGCCGCCGCCTGTCGAGGGCGCAGGCGTGGGGCGTGCGCGAACGGCACCCGGCGCCGCCGGCCGGAGACCGCCGCGGCGGCTCCGTCCACGGTGGCCGCCCCGGCCGCCGCGCCGCCCGTGCTCGCCGAGGTCGCGGCCCCGGCGTCCGTCGGCGTCGCATCGGTCGTGCTCGCCGGGGATTTGTCGCTCGTGCTCGCCGGCGTCGCGCCGCTCGCGCCCGCCGGCGTCGCGCCGCTCGTGCTCGCCGGCGTCGCGCCGCTCGTGCCCGTCGGGGTCGTGCCGGTCGTGCCGGTCGCGCCGGCGCGGCCGGAGCCGGCCGCCGTCGCGTCGCCCGTCGTCGTCGTGTCGGCCGTCGCACCTCCGGCCGCTGTCGTGCCGGCGTCGGCGGTCCGCGTCGCCGTGTCGCCGGTCGTCGCGGAGGCGCCGGTGGTCGCGTCGGCCGGCACGTCGGTCGCCCGCGCAGCATCGGTCACGCCGGCCGCGCCCGTGTCGGTCGTGCTCGTCGGCCGGGCTTCGGTGGCCGCGCCCGACGGCTCGGCCGCGTCCGTCCGGTCCGCCGTCGCCGCGCGGTCCGCCTCGCCCGTCAGGCCACTCGCCGAGGCGGCCGGGCCTGCCGAGTTGGGCGTCTCCGGCGTCTCGGAGCGCAGCCAGGGACGGCGGGGTCGGGGAACCGGCCGTGGCGCCGGATCCGGTGCCGCCCCGGATTCGGCGAGCGCCCCGTCGAGCGGCGCGGCCGGTCGCAGGGGTCGATGGGTCGATCTGTCCTCGCCGTCCACCACCCGTCGAGTATCACCCATGCCCCGCCGGACGTCAGGCCCGGACGTACCCTGGTGCCATGCCCCGGTACGAGTTCCGCTGCCGCGCCTGCGGCGACACCTTCGAGGTCAACCGCCCGATGGCGCAGGCCACCGAGCCTGCCGCGTGTCCCCAGGGGCACGCCGACACGGTGAAGTTGCTCTCCACGGTGGCGGTCACCGGGCGGGGCGCGTCCGGTGTCGGTGGCGGCTCCCCGGCACCCGCCGGGGGCGGCTGCTGCGGCGGCGCCTGCGGCTGCTGACGCTCCACCGGCCACCCCGCAACCCACCGAGCGGCGGGCCGGGCCTTGCCCGGGGCGGGGGCGAGTGGCACTTTGGGTCCGAGCCCGCCCGGCCGTTCTCACGATGTGTGACCGCTCGGCTTCGGGCAGCATGAACCCGACGTCACGGGCGGAGGTTCGACGCATGGCGGAACGGATCCAGCTCCCGACCGGGTGGGTGACCTTCGTGTTCACCGACATCGAGGGCTCGACCCGACTTGCTCAGCTGCTCGGTCCGGACTACCGCCCTGTGCTGCGCGAACACCGCCGGCTGCTGCGCCGGACGCTGGCCGGCACCGGTGGCGCGGAGCTGCTGACCGAGGGCGACTCGTTCTTCCTCGCCTTCGCCGACGCCGCCGAGGCGCTGACCGCCTGTCTCACCGCTCAGCGCGCGTTGGCCGGCCACGACTGGCCGAATCCCGATGCCGCGCCCCGGGTGCGGATGGGTCTGCACACCGGCTACGCGGAGCCGCGCGACGGCGAGTACGCGAGTCCCGAGGTGCACCGGGCGGCCCGGGTCGCGGCCGCCGCGCACGGTGGCCAGGTGCTGTGTTCGGCGTCCACGGCACGGCGGGCCGAGCCGCTGCCGTCCGGCGCCTCCCTGCTCGACCTCGGCCTGCACCGGCTGCGCGGCTTCGACGACCGGGAACGCCTGTTCCAGCTGGTCGCGCCGGGTCTGGAGCGGCAGTTCCCGCGCCCGCGTACGGCCGACGCGGTAGCGCACAACCTGCCCACCCAGGTCACCTCGTTCGTCGGCCGGGAGCCCGAGCGCGCCGAGCTGCGCCGGCTGGTCGAGGAGCATCGCCTGGTCACCGTGCTGGGGGCGGGCGGGGCGGGCAAGACCCGGCTCGCTGTCGAGCTGGCGTCGGGGGTCGTCGAGGCGTACCCGGACGGGGTCTGGTTCGTCGACATCGCGGCGGTGACCGACCCGGGACTGGTGGCGTTCGAGATCGCCGCGGTGCTCGGCCTGCGTCCGGAGCCGGGCCGTCCGATGGTGGACACCCTGGTGGAGTACGCGGCGGCCCGTCAGATGCTGGTCCTGCTCGACACCTGCGACGCGCAGCCCGCCGCCTCGGCCGAGGTCATCTCCCGGCTGCTCGCCGGCGGGCGGGGCGTGAGCGTGCTCGCCACCAGCCGGGAGTCGTTCGGCCTGCCGGGCGAGGTGGTGTGGCGGATCCCGCCGCTGTCAGTGGACCCGTGCGACGACGGCGCGGAGAGCGACGCGGTGGCGCTGCTGCTCGACCGGACGGCGGCGGCCCGGGGTGGCCGGCAGCCCGACCCGGCCGAGTCGGCCGACCTGCGTCGGGTGGTGCAGCGGCTCGACGGGTTGCCGCTCGCCATCGAGCTGGCCGCCGCCCGGCTGCGGGTGCTGTCGGTGGGTCAGCTCGCCGAGCGCCTCGACGACGTGCTGGGCACGCTGGACGCCGGCCGGGACGAGCCGGAGCCGCCGCCGGTGGACCGGGGCTGGATGGGCAACCAGCAGGACACCGTGGACCTGGTGGCCGCCGCGGCCGGCGCCACGCCGCCGACGCCGGCGACCCGGGCGGTGCAGCGGTCCGCCACCGAGCGGCACCTCACCATGCAGGCGACGGTCACGTGGTCGTACCGGACCCTGGGTCCCCGGGCCGCCCGGCTGCTGCGCTGGCTGGCGGTCTTCGCCGGTCCGGTGGACCTGGCGACGGTGGAGTGGCTGCTCGGCGACGACCCGCTCGATCCGCTGTCGGTGCTGGTGGACAAGTCGATGGTGCTGGCCGAGCCGCACGCGGCGGGGAGCACCTACCGGATGCTCGACCCGATCCGGGCGTACGCGGCGCGTCGGCTCGCCGAGGCGGGGGAGGAGCAGGCCGCCCGGAACCGGCACGTCGCCTGGTCCGCGCACGCGCTGGAGCGGGCGCACCTCGGCCCCGA
This genomic stretch from Micromonospora krabiensis harbors:
- a CDS encoding GNAT family N-acetyltransferase gives rise to the protein MVREWDPRTASSAEIASLLDTLNAVLATDLPQDPPWRESSLREYLTEVMPGERRISWVAQEEPGTNGAPGAILGQVQVLLLGDIGVLEVLVHPSARRTGLGRDLVRTAARRVYQEGFSAIGVEVVGDTPSVAFYESLGFTREYVETRSVLDLSGVDWAELAEMATGIGAGYHVEFHPGGPPDELIEAYARAKAEVRDVDDGELRPSSYDPERLRDSLDCLHRRGMKPYIVLALHEQTGEVAGLTEVVVPAQHPTRADQYDTIVVQDHRGYGIDRAIKARMLLELRSAEPDLTEVQTWNAQANEAMLKVNAELGYRPDRDWCEYSVDVADLVHRLDASR
- a CDS encoding FmdB family zinc ribbon protein, translating into MPRYEFRCRACGDTFEVNRPMAQATEPAACPQGHADTVKLLSTVAVTGRGASGVGGGSPAPAGGGCCGGACGC
- a CDS encoding ATP-binding protein, with translation MAERIQLPTGWVTFVFTDIEGSTRLAQLLGPDYRPVLREHRRLLRRTLAGTGGAELLTEGDSFFLAFADAAEALTACLTAQRALAGHDWPNPDAAPRVRMGLHTGYAEPRDGEYASPEVHRAARVAAAAHGGQVLCSASTARRAEPLPSGASLLDLGLHRLRGFDDRERLFQLVAPGLERQFPRPRTADAVAHNLPTQVTSFVGREPERAELRRLVEEHRLVTVLGAGGAGKTRLAVELASGVVEAYPDGVWFVDIAAVTDPGLVAFEIAAVLGLRPEPGRPMVDTLVEYAAARQMLVLLDTCDAQPAASAEVISRLLAGGRGVSVLATSRESFGLPGEVVWRIPPLSVDPCDDGAESDAVALLLDRTAAARGGRQPDPAESADLRRVVQRLDGLPLAIELAAARLRVLSVGQLAERLDDVLGTLDAGRDEPEPPPVDRGWMGNQQDTVDLVAAAAGATPPTPATRAVQRSATERHLTMQATVTWSYRTLGPRAARLLRWLAVFAGPVDLATVEWLLGDDPLDPLSVLVDKSMVLAEPHAAGSTYRMLDPIRAYAARRLAEAGEEQAARNRHVAWSAHALERAHLGPDGRPVTLSLYALDPLAGELRAALRWCATGGSAAAGLRLAGGLDQWWRERGLAREGRLWLFRLYGRIAETGERIPEAELAAAYHMHSLHAGADGEFAEELRYSQRAEAAARQAGDSGLLARVLAGRAAPLVDMGQFAEAERVCREVIDWAHSQDVLPDALLAVYILAELLWRRGALDEAADLLGAARPVEATRPVERGRRSVDMLLGMVALARGDLIAAHEHLLVALRSRMTHGFHGRACDTLNAIAVRCMAGGDPLTAARLFGATQATRANLRCTPGIYGGYWADQQAELRRMLGDTAFDDAYAEGAELGLDEAVALGLDVEHPDLAADSTRFRTTQAPPAPRQAAPESERRPAGQTERA